TTGCTGACCGCCAGGGCCGATGAACCGCAGAACACCCTGGTGGATGTATTCTACGCGACCGATCGCGCCAGGCAACAAAATAAAAGCGGTGAAATTGCCTATACGAACAAGCGGGGTGACCTGGAATTAGGGGTATGCCAGGTCAACGTGCCGGGTAACCGCAAAAAGGGCGAATTGCCGCTTCCGCCTTGGTATCTTTTCGGCCTGTATACGAACGATGCTTTGCATATGTCCGTCAAGCGTACCGACCAGCTCCGGCCCGATGACTTTTTCGCGCAGGTCACCGCAAAGGTCGGCGGCTCGCCGGAGAAGGACGCCCTGCTGTTCATCCACGGCTTCAATGTCGGATTTACCGAGAGCGTGCTGCGTACCGCGCAGATCACCGCGGACATCGGTTTCCGGGGAGCGCCTATCGTTTATAGCTGGCCCTCGCGTAAAAGCGTTTTCAAGTACGCAGCCGACGAAGCGACGTCCACAGGTTATTCCATCGATAATATTATTGAATTGATCAAGACCATTAGAACCAGGACAGGCGCCGAGCGTGTTCACCTGATCGCGCATAGCATGGGCAACCGGTTTTTGACCGACGCTCTGAAAACACTTGGCGACCAGGGATTCACCCAAGAGTTCCAATTCAACCAGATCATCCTGGCAGCGCCGGATATCGATGCGGAAGTTTTTGTCAAAAATATCGCGCCGAAGATCGCCCATGCTGGCGAGCAGGTCACCTTGTACACCTCGCTTCACGACAAAGCACTCCGGCTTTCCAATACCATTCATGGGGACATCCAGCGGGCCGGGTTCGCCGGAAAACTGCTGGCCGTTTTTCCAGGG
The genomic region above belongs to Mucilaginibacter sp. KACC 22773 and contains:
- a CDS encoding alpha/beta hydrolase yields the protein MNYRIYFEFKAVERQLIGVSLNGENVGLQTEVVAGHRIYVYELRNYQERSIALRIQNLSEAVTVIISVHSDAGQNILSDWQTLEQPDEAAELRIDLLESRIERITDSGRLMPNMVPVRRPSRNEIKEIRAKIQFVEQKYSANQSFAQPTRDELLTARADEPQNTLVDVFYATDRARQQNKSGEIAYTNKRGDLELGVCQVNVPGNRKKGELPLPPWYLFGLYTNDALHMSVKRTDQLRPDDFFAQVTAKVGGSPEKDALLFIHGFNVGFTESVLRTAQITADIGFRGAPIVYSWPSRKSVFKYAADEATSTGYSIDNIIELIKTIRTRTGAERVHLIAHSMGNRFLTDALKTLGDQGFTQEFQFNQIILAAPDIDAEVFVKNIAPKIAHAGEQVTLYTSLHDKALRLSNTIHGDIQRAGFAGKLLAVFPGIDTVDASKESTDFLGHGYFAQSKTLINDIFAATRHGHGPEARNLRRRVSGERFYWDFQ